The proteins below are encoded in one region of Campylobacter sp. CNRCH_2014_0184h:
- a CDS encoding zf-TFIIB domain-containing protein has translation MNCPVCANTALLMSERNGVEIDYCPKCRGVWLDRGELDKIIERSTSQSAPQQSHQQNYNQQANYHHNNGYKYKKKESWLGELFDF, from the coding sequence ATGAATTGCCCAGTTTGTGCAAATACAGCTTTATTAATGAGTGAAAGAAATGGAGTTGAGATTGATTATTGTCCAAAATGCCGTGGTGTTTGGCTTGATCGTGGTGAACTTGATAAAATCATAGAAAGAAGTACATCTCAAAGCGCGCCACAACAATCTCATCAACAAAACTATAACCAACAAGCAAACTATCATCATAACAATGGTTATAAATACAAGAAAAAAGAAAGTTGGCTTGGA
- the ung gene encoding uracil-DNA glycosylase yields MDICLEKIKIEQTWKEFLKDEFLKPYFLEIKTHYINALSEGKTIYPPANLIFNAFNLAPLQDLKIILLGQDPYHNPNQAMGLSFSVPIGVRIPPSLLNIYKELQDDLNIPIARHGDLSKWAKQGILLLNSILSVEANKPASHAHFGWQKFTDAVISKLSDEKEGLVFLLWGNYAKNKKVLINPQKHFILEAAHPSPLARNAFLGCKHFSKSNEILLKLGKSPIDWDLNS; encoded by the coding sequence ATGGATATTTGTTTAGAAAAAATAAAAATAGAACAAACTTGGAAAGAATTCTTAAAAGATGAGTTTTTAAAACCTTATTTTTTAGAGATAAAAACTCATTATATCAATGCCTTAAGCGAAGGAAAAACTATATATCCACCAGCAAATTTAATCTTTAATGCATTTAACCTAGCCCCTTTGCAGGATTTAAAAATCATACTTTTAGGACAAGATCCTTATCACAACCCAAATCAAGCTATGGGTTTAAGCTTTAGTGTGCCAATAGGAGTTAGAATTCCTCCATCTTTACTTAATATCTACAAAGAATTACAAGATGATTTAAACATTCCTATAGCAAGGCATGGAGATCTTAGCAAATGGGCTAAACAAGGAATTTTACTTTTAAACTCTATCTTAAGTGTAGAAGCAAACAAACCTGCTTCACACGCACATTTTGGCTGGCAAAAATTTACCGATGCAGTTATATCAAAACTTAGCGATGAAAAAGAGGGATTAGTGTTTTTGCTTTGGGGAAATTATGCTAAAAATAAAAAAGTTTTAATCAACCCTCAAAAACACTTTATCCTAGAAGCAGCACATCCTTCACCTTTAGCAAGGAATGCTTTTTTAGGGTGCAAACATTTTTCAAAAAGTAATGAAATTTTATTAAAACTTGGCAAAAGTCCTATTGATTGGGACTTAAACTCATAA
- a CDS encoding sensor histidine kinase produces the protein MKSENFNNTIFKILALYIITSGVFLTIFFITFYQKEANYIRLNQITHSYTHYNYILQNIIEARHDRTYLNQEDFSYISKRLNTQFAIIVNNQVIFSNLTFDALKILTQLKKNDFIYNENKRLFIDFSRIRNLNTYIDTSNLKKPKHHSHFLRHKNIHIIIETDDLGFKKEQYRKDNYNNLDINDFSHELWKLKLKTIFYTLICILLLAVVAYILILLVFKNIKEQFKALNDFIKDTTHEINTPLSVILASIKKFDDTNLNPNNIKKLNHIKLASKNLNHIYQNLIALNFFLQKENTKEDINLKELLEQRLEYFETLITQKNLIIEKNLLEQNFYANKEEMQILIDNLLSNAIKYTNAHKKIYICLKEKTLSIKDEGQGMSAKEIAQIFTRYKRFNQDQGGFGIGLNLVKQIADKNNINIKVLSKENEGSEFILSW, from the coding sequence ATGAAAAGTGAAAATTTTAATAATACTATTTTTAAAATTCTAGCCCTTTATATCATCACAAGTGGTGTATTTCTAACGATTTTTTTTATCACTTTTTATCAAAAAGAAGCAAACTACATACGATTAAATCAAATAACACATTCATACACTCACTATAATTATATTTTGCAAAATATCATCGAAGCAAGACACGATAGAACATATTTAAATCAAGAAGATTTTTCCTATATATCCAAAAGACTCAACACTCAATTTGCCATTATCGTAAACAACCAAGTTATTTTTAGCAATTTAACTTTCGATGCTTTAAAAATATTAACACAACTTAAAAAAAATGATTTTATTTACAATGAAAACAAAAGATTATTTATAGATTTTTCAAGGATTAGAAATCTCAACACCTATATAGACACAAGTAATCTAAAAAAACCAAAACACCATTCTCATTTCTTAAGACATAAAAATATTCATATCATTATAGAAACTGATGATCTTGGTTTTAAAAAAGAACAATACCGCAAAGATAATTATAATAATCTAGACATCAATGATTTTTCCCATGAGCTTTGGAAATTAAAATTAAAAACTATTTTTTATACTCTTATATGTATTTTGTTGCTTGCTGTGGTTGCTTATATACTCATTTTGCTTGTCTTTAAAAATATCAAAGAACAATTTAAAGCACTTAATGATTTTATCAAAGATACCACGCATGAAATTAACACACCTTTAAGTGTGATTTTAGCTAGTATTAAAAAATTTGATGATACAAATTTAAATCCAAATAACATAAAAAAACTAAATCATATCAAACTAGCAAGTAAAAATTTAAACCACATCTATCAAAATCTCATAGCCTTGAATTTTTTCTTGCAAAAAGAAAATACAAAAGAAGATATCAACTTAAAAGAGCTTTTGGAACAAAGGTTAGAATACTTTGAAACTTTAATCACGCAAAAAAATCTCATCATTGAAAAAAATCTTTTAGAGCAAAACTTTTATGCTAATAAAGAAGAAATGCAAATTTTAATCGATAATCTTTTAAGCAATGCCATAAAATACACCAATGCTCATAAAAAAATCTATATTTGCTTAAAAGAAAAAACACTTAGTATTAAAGATGAGGGTCAAGGAATGAGCGCTAAAGAAATAGCTCAAATTTTTACACGCTACAAACGCTTTAATCAAGATCAAGGTGGTTTTGGCATAGGTTTAAACTTAGTCAAGCAAATAGCTGATAAAAACAATATCAACATTAAAGTTTTAAGTAAAGAAAATGAGGGAAGTGAGTTTATACTTTCTTGGTAA
- a CDS encoding response regulator transcription factor — protein MAAKILLLEDDLSLNEIINEALSDEGFKVSCVYDAQEALEKAYEENFDLWIFDVKVPKGNGFEVLKELRESGKNTPAIFLTSLSMLDDVKQGFLSGCDDYVKKPFDIDELIIRVKNIIKRNFSHQKEDLILLSSSKNISFDPLNKTLYQDKTIINLTNKEKELLALLLKKRPHFVSIETIFDEIWSLDEEPAIMSLRVYVKNLRKILGKDLIINQRNIGYAIRL, from the coding sequence ATGGCAGCAAAAATTCTGCTCTTAGAAGATGATTTAAGTTTAAATGAAATTATAAACGAAGCCTTAAGTGATGAGGGCTTTAAAGTCTCTTGTGTGTATGATGCACAAGAGGCACTAGAAAAAGCCTATGAAGAAAATTTTGATCTTTGGATTTTTGATGTTAAAGTTCCAAAAGGCAACGGCTTTGAAGTTTTAAAAGAATTAAGAGAAAGTGGTAAAAATACTCCTGCTATATTTTTAACTTCTTTATCTATGCTTGATGATGTAAAACAAGGATTTTTATCAGGTTGTGATGATTATGTTAAAAAACCTTTTGACATAGATGAATTAATTATCCGTGTAAAAAATATCATTAAAAGAAATTTTAGCCACCAAAAAGAAGATCTAATTTTGCTTAGCTCTTCAAAAAACATTTCTTTTGATCCGCTTAATAAAACTCTTTATCAAGATAAAACAATCATCAATCTTACTAACAAAGAAAAAGAGCTCTTAGCCTTGCTTTTAAAAAAACGCCCACACTTTGTAAGTATAGAAACCATTTTTGATGAAATTTGGAGTTTGGATGAAGAGCCAGCAATTATGAGCCTTAGAGTTTATGTAAAAAATTTAAGAAAAATTCTTGGCAAAGACCTTATTATCAATCAAAGAAACATAGGCTATGCCATAAGGCTATAA
- a CDS encoding DUF1104 domain-containing protein, giving the protein MKKIVSLFIVGSLAASFALGADFSKKSNDEILNLAKSVKAQDQADLVIEMKKRMNEMKYKDAKDFHQQFRANLHENISKLSTQERNQRRVIVQEDMQKLTDEMSGKEIRELNLHHYNNAHSHKNHHGLRSHHANCPMR; this is encoded by the coding sequence ATGAAAAAAATTGTAAGTTTATTTATCGTGGGTTCTTTGGCTGCTTCATTTGCCCTAGGAGCTGATTTTTCTAAAAAAAGTAATGATGAGATTTTAAATCTTGCAAAAAGTGTAAAAGCGCAAGATCAAGCTGATTTGGTTATTGAGATGAAAAAAAGAATGAATGAAATGAAATACAAAGATGCAAAAGATTTTCATCAACAATTTAGAGCTAATTTACACGAAAACATCTCTAAACTTTCTACTCAAGAAAGAAACCAAAGAAGAGTTATCGTTCAAGAAGATATGCAAAAACTAACCGATGAAATGAGTGGTAAAGAAATAAGAGAGTTAAATTTGCATCATTACAACAATGCCCATTCCCATAAAAATCATCATGGTTTAAGATCACACCATGCAAATTGTCCGATGAGATAA